One segment of Rosa chinensis cultivar Old Blush chromosome 6, RchiOBHm-V2, whole genome shotgun sequence DNA contains the following:
- the LOC112168754 gene encoding F-box/LRR-repeat protein 4 isoform X2, with product MGEPSNGAAGRGRRRDWTELPEKAAESIFRRLGAIEVLENAQKVCMKWRRICKNNTRMWRTIDMRNDGDLQAMDYDLEVMCRHAVDRSRGELVDINIEHFGTDRLLHYITDSSRGIRRLRLLCCNSISDEGLGKVAQKLPLLEELDISLCGNISHEAVQVVGRSCPLLKSFKLNKEWCIFSNDEPYAYHFGSWYSCHCYREKLAPFPFKDDYNGVAFAIAGTMGGLRHLQLFGNKLTNDGLRNILDSCPHLCSLDLRHCFILNLDGDLGRICAERIEKLWLPHDSTEGKEFVARSEGYCFKWTELPDNITRSILSRLGAIEILATAQKVCSKWFYICKDPLMWRTIDMHNKFDISNYRPFYLHDLCEDAIDRSCGNLVDINVENFGTNFLLDYLAERSRGLKRLRLVGSHRITDEGFRKVASKFPMLEHLDITLFEDISHETLALVGRSCPLLKSFKFNKQWFRDDCCDKAERNDCAFAIAGTMHGLHHLMLFRNQLSNKGRRCAERIQKLWLPQDSIDDIDPSYDLDAEW from the exons ATGGGGGAACCCTCAAACGGAGCCGCCGGGAGAGGACGGCGGCGAGACTGGACGGAGCTACCTGAGAAAGCGGCGGAGTCGATATTCCGGCGTCTGGGGGCCATTGAGGTTTTGGAGAATGCTCAGAAGGTGTGCATGAAGTGGCGCAGAATCTGCAAGAACAACACTCGGATGTGGCGCACCATCGACATGAGAAATGATGGTGATCTCCAAGCCATGGACTACGACTTGGAGGTTATGTGCCGTCACGCCGTTGATCGTAGCCGTGGTGAGCTGGTCGATATCAATATCGAGCACTTCGGCACCGATCGGTTGCTTCATTACATCACTGATAG TTCAAGGGGGATCAGACGCCTCCGACTATTGTGTTGCAATAGCATATCAGATGAGGGATTGGGAAAAGTGGCTCAGAAACTTCCATTGTTGGAGGAACTTGACATTTCTCTATGCGGTAATATCTCACATGAAGCTGTACAAGTGGTTGGGCGCTCTTGCCCCCTTTTGAAATCATTCAAATTAAACAAAGAGTGGTGTATATTCTCAAATGATGAGCCTTATGCGTACCATTTTGGAAGTTGGTATTCATGTCATTGTTACCGAGAGAAACTTGCACCTTTTCCTTTCAAAGACGATTACAATGGAGTTGCATTTGCTATAGCAGGAACAATGGGTGGTTTACGCCACCTCCAGCTTTTCGGGAATAAGTTGACAAATGATGGCTTGAGAAATATTCTTGATTCTTGTCCTCATCTTTGTTCACTTGATCTACGCCACTGTTTCATTCTTAATCTGGATGGAGATTTGGGAAGAATATGTGCTGAACGAATTGAAAAACTGTGGCTTCCACATGATTCTACTGAGGGCAAAGAATTTGTTGCTAGATCTGAAGGTTACTGCTTTAAATGGACAGAGCTCCCAGACAATATTACAAGATCAATACTGTCACGGCTGGGAGCAATTGAGATCCTGGCCACTGCTCAGAAAGTGTGCTCAAAGTGGTTCTACATCTGCAAGGACCCATTGATGTGGCGCACCATCGACATGCACAATAAGTTTGATATTTCCAACTACAGGCCCTTCTACTTGCATGACTTGTGTGAAGATGCCATTGATCGTAGCTGTGGTAATTTGGTTGATATCAATGTTGAGAACTTCGGTACCAATTTTCTCCTAGATTATCTTGCAGAGAG GTCAAGAGGACTCAAACGCCTCCGTTTAGTGGGTTCTCATAGAATTACAGATGAGGGATTCCGTAAAGTGGCTTCAAAATTTCCAATGTTGGAGCACCTTGACATTACATTATTCGAGGATATCTCACATGAAACTCTAGCATTGGTTGGGCGATCATGCCCTCTTTTGAAATCATTCAAGTTTAACAAACAATGGTTCAGAGATGACTGCTGCGATAAGGCTGAGCGTAATGACTGTGCATTTGCTATAGCAGGAACCATGCACGGGTTACACCACCTCATGCTTTTCAGGAATCAACTGTCTAACAAAG GTAGAAGATGTGCTGAACGAATTCAAAAGTTGTGGCTTCCCCAGGACTCCATTGACGACATTGACCCATCATATGATCTGGATGCTGAATGGTAG
- the LOC112172514 gene encoding zinc transporter 4, chloroplastic, translating to MSFLQDLWLFLAPPDFPHKLSDSFLQSMATSACDAAESDSCRDDAAALNLKFVAIASILLAGVIGIAIPLVGKNRRVLRTDGSVFVGAKAFAAGVILATGFVHMLSGGSAALNSPCLPEFPWSKFPFSGFFAMMASLATLLVDFVGTQYYERKQGLARPTEDQVRVGSDDSESGIVSAQKDSNGTIFGEEEGGGMHIVGMHAHAAHHRHSHPQDACDGHVTEPGHVDSGHAHGHGHSHGFGDDDEDTGVRHVVVSQILELGIVSHSVIIGLSLGVSQSPCTIRPLVAALSFHQFFEGFALGGCISQAQFRNRSAAIMACFFAITTPLGIGVGIGISSSYNPNSAGALVTEGILDSMSAGILVYMALVDLIAADFLSKRMSCNFRLQILSYCLLFLGAGSMSLLAIWA from the exons ATGTCATTCCTTCAG GATCTTTGGCTCTTCCTCGCCCCTCCGGATTTCCCACACAAACTCTCAG ACTCCTTCTTACAGTCCATGGCCACCTCCGCCTGCGACGCCGCCGAGTCGGATTCCTGCCGGGACGACGCTGCGGCGCTCAATCTCAAGTTCGTCGCCATCGCTTCCATTCTCCTCGCCGGAGTGATCGGAATTGCCATTCCTCTGGTCGGGAAGAACCGGAGGGTTCTCCGCACGGACGGCAGCGTCTTCGTCGGAGCCAAAGCCTTCGCCGCCGGCGTCATTCTCGCCACCGGATTCGTGCACATGCTCTCCGGCGGTTCCGCCGCGCTTAACAGCCCGTGCCTGCCCGAGTTTCCATGGTCAAAGTTCCCCTTCTCTGGATTCTTCGCCATGATGGCATCGCTTGCCACCTTGCTCGTTGACTTCGTGGGCACCCAGTACTACGAGCGCAAACAGGGCCTGGCCCGGCCCACCGAGGACCAAGTTCGTGTCGGGTCGGACGACTCCGAGTCGGGTATTGTCTCGGCCCAAAAGGACTCGAATGGCACGATTTTTGGGGAAGAGGAAGGCGGTGGGATGCACATTGTGGGAATGCATGCCCACGCGGCGCACCATCGACACAGCCACCCTCAGGACGCATGCGACGGGCACGTGACCGAACCGGGTCATGTGGACTCGGGTCACGCCCACGGGCATGGCCATTCCCACGGGTTCGGTGATGATGACGAGGATACTGGTGTCCGGCACGTCGTCGTTTCACAG ATTCTGGAACTTGGGATTGTGTCACATTCTGTGATCATTGGGTTGTCACTAGGAGTGTCACAGAGCCCATGTACCATAAGGCCCTTAGTTGCAGCACTGTCCTTCCATCAGTTCTTTGAAGGTTTTGCACTTGGAGGCTGCATATCACAAGCCCAATTCAGGAACCGATCTGCAGCGATAATGGCTTGTTTTTTCGCCATAACAACTCCACTAGGTATTGGTGTTGGGATCGGAATTTCTTCATCCTACAACCCGAACAGTGCAGGAGCTCTGGTCACTGAAGGCATCTTGGATTCCATGTCTGCTGGTATTCTGGTCTACATGGCCTTGGTGGACCTAATTGCTGCGGACTTTCTGAGCAAGAGGATGAGCTGCAATTTTCGGCTTCAAATTCTGTCTTATTGCTTGCTATTTCTTGGAGCTGGGTCGATGTCTTTGCTTGCAATTTGGGCTTAG
- the LOC112172515 gene encoding probable beta-1,3-galactosyltransferase 12 isoform X2 gives MPLFSHRQSSPLPTTTTSYSSKLLKPLKPTSASVPTRTPLPIIVFSLISLLIGLAGTIFAVAALRRSTPLPVFRCGKSEDTFRAFYSLSNNRNLNHNAGLIERPKLLGFVGIQTGFGAADRRAALRTTWFPSDPDGLLRLEQATGLAFRFVIGRSKDAKKMAELQKEIDKYRDFLVIDIKDEYVSLPWKTLEFFKAAFQQFEADYYVKADDDIYLRPDRLATLLAKERTDSRTYIGCMKKGPVITDPKMKWYEKSGHLIGNEYFQHAYAPIYGLSAEVVVSLATAKNNSFQFENV, from the exons ATGCCACTCTTCTCTCACCGCCAGTCTTCCCCtctccccaccaccaccacgtcCTACTCCTCCAAGCTCCTCAAGCCCCTGAAACCCACCTCCGCCTCCGTCCCCACTCGCACTCCCCTGCCCATTATCGTCTTTTCCCTCATCTCCCTCCTCATCGGCCTCGCCGGAACAATCTTCGCCGTCGCCGCCCTCCGCCGCTCCACACCCCTCCCCGTTTTCCGATGCGGCAAATCCGAAGATACTTTCCGAGCATTCTACTCCCTCTCCAATAATCGCAACCTCAACCACAATGCCGGGCTGATTGAACGGCCTAAGCTTCTCGGCTTCGTCGGAATTCAGACCGGGTTCGGGGCAGCTGATCGCCGCGCCGCCCTGCGCACCACTTGGTTTCCTTCCGACCCGGATGGTCTCTTGAG GTTGGAACAAGCTACTGGTTTAGCTTTTAGGTTTGTTATCGGGCGATCGAAAGATGCAAAGAAGATGGCAGAGCTTCAGAAAGAGATAGATAAGTACAGAGACTTTTTGGTGATTGACATCAAGGATGAATATGTAAGCCTTCCATGGAAAAC GTTGGAGTTTTTCAAGGCGGCGTTTCAACAGTTTGAAGCAGATTATTATGTCAAAGCTGATGATGATATTTATCTACGCCCAG ATCGACTAGCAACACTTCTAGCTAAGGAGAGAACAGATTCACGAACCTACATTGGTTGCATGAAGAAAGGTCCAGTGATTACTGACCCAAAAATGAAATG GTATGAGAAATCAGGACATCTGATTGGGAATGAATACTTTCAACATGCCTATGCTCCTATTTATGGTCTATCTGCAGAGGTGGTTGTGTCATTGGCAACTGCTAAAAATAACAG CTTTCAGTTTGAGAATGTTTAA
- the LOC112172515 gene encoding probable beta-1,3-galactosyltransferase 12 isoform X1 yields the protein MPLFSHRQSSPLPTTTTSYSSKLLKPLKPTSASVPTRTPLPIIVFSLISLLIGLAGTIFAVAALRRSTPLPVFRCGKSEDTFRAFYSLSNNRNLNHNAGLIERPKLLGFVGIQTGFGAADRRAALRTTWFPSDPDGLLRLEQATGLAFRFVIGRSKDAKKMAELQKEIDKYRDFLVIDIKDEYVSLPWKTLEFFKAAFQQFEADYYVKADDDIYLRPDRLATLLAKERTDSRTYIGCMKKGPVITDPKMKWYEKSGHLIGNEYFQHAYAPIYGLSAEVVVSLATAKNNSLRMFNNEDVTIGSWMLAMNVHHEDNRFLCDPRCSPRSIAVWDIPKCSGLCNPAIRMKELHAMSMCSKSPTLLPTDADDR from the exons ATGCCACTCTTCTCTCACCGCCAGTCTTCCCCtctccccaccaccaccacgtcCTACTCCTCCAAGCTCCTCAAGCCCCTGAAACCCACCTCCGCCTCCGTCCCCACTCGCACTCCCCTGCCCATTATCGTCTTTTCCCTCATCTCCCTCCTCATCGGCCTCGCCGGAACAATCTTCGCCGTCGCCGCCCTCCGCCGCTCCACACCCCTCCCCGTTTTCCGATGCGGCAAATCCGAAGATACTTTCCGAGCATTCTACTCCCTCTCCAATAATCGCAACCTCAACCACAATGCCGGGCTGATTGAACGGCCTAAGCTTCTCGGCTTCGTCGGAATTCAGACCGGGTTCGGGGCAGCTGATCGCCGCGCCGCCCTGCGCACCACTTGGTTTCCTTCCGACCCGGATGGTCTCTTGAG GTTGGAACAAGCTACTGGTTTAGCTTTTAGGTTTGTTATCGGGCGATCGAAAGATGCAAAGAAGATGGCAGAGCTTCAGAAAGAGATAGATAAGTACAGAGACTTTTTGGTGATTGACATCAAGGATGAATATGTAAGCCTTCCATGGAAAAC GTTGGAGTTTTTCAAGGCGGCGTTTCAACAGTTTGAAGCAGATTATTATGTCAAAGCTGATGATGATATTTATCTACGCCCAG ATCGACTAGCAACACTTCTAGCTAAGGAGAGAACAGATTCACGAACCTACATTGGTTGCATGAAGAAAGGTCCAGTGATTACTGACCCAAAAATGAAATG GTATGAGAAATCAGGACATCTGATTGGGAATGAATACTTTCAACATGCCTATGCTCCTATTTATGGTCTATCTGCAGAGGTGGTTGTGTCATTGGCAACTGCTAAAAATAACAG TTTGAGAATGTTTAACAATGAAGATGTCACAATTGGATCATGGATGCTTGCCATGAATGTCCATCATGAGGATAATCGTTTTTTATGTGACCCTCGGTGCTCACCTAGATCCATTGCAGTGTGGGACATCCCGAAATGTTCAG GTTTATGCAATCCAGCTATTCGGATGAAAGAGCTTCATGCAATGAGTATGTGCTCCAAAAGTCCAACCCTGCTCCCTACTGATGCTGATGACAGATAG
- the LOC112173340 gene encoding putative GATA transcription factor 22 yields MGSTPTYLNPPSFPFSLENFVADQAAQDQRLKLFISSSLPYGGASCSLSFPAFFDSLTDQSGISSTSITVGDQALLYKGQRANKSIWQGETSYDQVCSSSSLVHPVSDVSNEEYRKLSVSTDQIIENNEDHESNTNRPVKWTPLTMKLMQKMTHEPDQVPEKIPLTYKFQSARRDDQHRETNTGETSSSSSLTISINKSSSSIVSAVRVCLDCSTNTTPLWRSGPRGPKSLCNACGIRQRKARRSMAEAAAAAAATGLAGGTNGPAATSAATTAKSSSMSKGKGKKSRQNHYVTVSFKKKRKLIMTDDSTSTAAPSIHYKRNDKQLCNFKQVAASPPSALFPRDVEEAAILLMDLSSGPSMNHS; encoded by the exons ATGGGGAGTACTCCAACATATCTGAACCCACCATCCTTTCCTTTCTCCCTTGAAAATTTTGTAGCAGATCAAGCAGCACAGGATCAACGCCTAAaactcttcatctcatcatcactACCATATGGCGGTGCTTCTTGTTCTCTCTCATTTCCTGCTTTCTTTGACTCCCTTACTGATCAGTCGGGGATCTCTAGTACGAGTATTACTGTAGGAGATCAAGCCCTACTATATAAGGGGCAAAGG GCAAATAAGAGCATATGGCAAGGTGAAACAAGTTATGATCAAGTATGCTCATCCTCTTCTTTAGTTCATCCTGTGTCCGATGTTAGCAACGAGGAGTACCGTAAGTTATCTGTATCCACTGATCAAATAATAGAGAATAATGAAGACCATGAGAGTAACACCAATAGGCCAGTAAAGTGGACACCCTTGACGATGAAGTTGATGCAAAAGATGACCCATGAACCGGATCAAGTGCCTGAAAAAATTCCCCTTACTTATAAGTTCCAAAGTGCTCGTCGTGATGATCAGCATCGAGAAACTAATACCGGCGAaaccagcagcagcagcagcttaaCAATTTCCATTAACAAGAGTAGTAGCAGTATAGTGTCTGCCGTTAGGGTTTGTTTGGATTGCAGCACCAACACAACCCCACTTTGGAGGAGTGGTCCTCGAGGTCCCAAG TCACTATGTAATGCGTGTGGAATTCGACAGAGGAAAGCGAGAAGATCCATGGCtgaagctgctgctgctgctgctgcaactGGATTGGCAGGTGGGACCAACGGCCCGGCCGCTACTTCAGCTGCTACTACCGCCAAATCATCATCTATGAGTAAGGGTAAGGGGAAAAAGTCACGACAAAACCACTATGTCACAGTGAGtttcaagaagaaaagaaaactcatCATGACCGACGACAGTACGAGTACTGCAGCACCTAGCATACATTACAAGAGAAATGATAAACAGCTCTGTAATTTCAAGCAGGTAGCTGCTTCTCCACCATCAGCACTATTTCCTCGAGATGTTGAAGAAGCTGCTATCCTGCTAATGGACCTATCTTCTGGCCCAAGTATGAACCACTCTTGA
- the LOC112168754 gene encoding putative F-box/LRR-repeat protein 23 isoform X1, translating into MGEPSNGAAGRGRRRDWTELPEKAAESIFRRLGAIEVLENAQKVCMKWRRICKNNTRMWRTIDMRNDGDLQAMDYDLEVMCRHAVDRSRGELVDINIEHFGTDRLLHYITDSSRGIRRLRLLCCNSISDEGLGKVAQKLPLLEELDISLCGNISHEAVQVVGRSCPLLKSFKLNKEWCIFSNDEPYAYHFGSWYSCHCYREKLAPFPFKDDYNGVAFAIAGTMGGLRHLQLFGNKLTNDGLRNILDSCPHLCSLDLRHCFILNLDGDLGRICAERIEKLWLPHDSTEGKEFVARSEGYCFKWTELPDNITRSILSRLGAIEILATAQKVCSKWFYICKDPLMWRTIDMHNKFDISNYRPFYLHDLCEDAIDRSCGNLVDINVENFGTNFLLDYLAERSRGLKRLRLVGSHRITDEGFRKVASKFPMLEHLDITLFEDISHETLALVGRSCPLLKSFKFNKQWFRDDCCDKAERNDCAFAIAGTMHGLHHLMLFRNQLSNKGLSAILDGCPHLESLDLRQCFNLKLWGKTGRRCAERIQKLWLPQDSIDDIDPSYDLDAEW; encoded by the exons ATGGGGGAACCCTCAAACGGAGCCGCCGGGAGAGGACGGCGGCGAGACTGGACGGAGCTACCTGAGAAAGCGGCGGAGTCGATATTCCGGCGTCTGGGGGCCATTGAGGTTTTGGAGAATGCTCAGAAGGTGTGCATGAAGTGGCGCAGAATCTGCAAGAACAACACTCGGATGTGGCGCACCATCGACATGAGAAATGATGGTGATCTCCAAGCCATGGACTACGACTTGGAGGTTATGTGCCGTCACGCCGTTGATCGTAGCCGTGGTGAGCTGGTCGATATCAATATCGAGCACTTCGGCACCGATCGGTTGCTTCATTACATCACTGATAG TTCAAGGGGGATCAGACGCCTCCGACTATTGTGTTGCAATAGCATATCAGATGAGGGATTGGGAAAAGTGGCTCAGAAACTTCCATTGTTGGAGGAACTTGACATTTCTCTATGCGGTAATATCTCACATGAAGCTGTACAAGTGGTTGGGCGCTCTTGCCCCCTTTTGAAATCATTCAAATTAAACAAAGAGTGGTGTATATTCTCAAATGATGAGCCTTATGCGTACCATTTTGGAAGTTGGTATTCATGTCATTGTTACCGAGAGAAACTTGCACCTTTTCCTTTCAAAGACGATTACAATGGAGTTGCATTTGCTATAGCAGGAACAATGGGTGGTTTACGCCACCTCCAGCTTTTCGGGAATAAGTTGACAAATGATGGCTTGAGAAATATTCTTGATTCTTGTCCTCATCTTTGTTCACTTGATCTACGCCACTGTTTCATTCTTAATCTGGATGGAGATTTGGGAAGAATATGTGCTGAACGAATTGAAAAACTGTGGCTTCCACATGATTCTACTGAGGGCAAAGAATTTGTTGCTAGATCTGAAGGTTACTGCTTTAAATGGACAGAGCTCCCAGACAATATTACAAGATCAATACTGTCACGGCTGGGAGCAATTGAGATCCTGGCCACTGCTCAGAAAGTGTGCTCAAAGTGGTTCTACATCTGCAAGGACCCATTGATGTGGCGCACCATCGACATGCACAATAAGTTTGATATTTCCAACTACAGGCCCTTCTACTTGCATGACTTGTGTGAAGATGCCATTGATCGTAGCTGTGGTAATTTGGTTGATATCAATGTTGAGAACTTCGGTACCAATTTTCTCCTAGATTATCTTGCAGAGAG GTCAAGAGGACTCAAACGCCTCCGTTTAGTGGGTTCTCATAGAATTACAGATGAGGGATTCCGTAAAGTGGCTTCAAAATTTCCAATGTTGGAGCACCTTGACATTACATTATTCGAGGATATCTCACATGAAACTCTAGCATTGGTTGGGCGATCATGCCCTCTTTTGAAATCATTCAAGTTTAACAAACAATGGTTCAGAGATGACTGCTGCGATAAGGCTGAGCGTAATGACTGTGCATTTGCTATAGCAGGAACCATGCACGGGTTACACCACCTCATGCTTTTCAGGAATCAACTGTCTAACAAAGGTTTGTCTGCAATTCTTGATGGCTGTCCTCATCTTGAGTCACTAGATCTACGACAGTGTTTCAATCTTAAATTGTGGGGAAAGACAGGTAGAAGATGTGCTGAACGAATTCAAAAGTTGTGGCTTCCCCAGGACTCCATTGACGACATTGACCCATCATATGATCTGGATGCTGAATGGTAG